In Vulpes lagopus strain Blue_001 chromosome 1, ASM1834538v1, whole genome shotgun sequence, a genomic segment contains:
- the SFTA2 gene encoding surfactant-associated protein 2, with protein sequence MGAGMPFFLFLTFLGTSQATGPGMTLQLKLKDSFLANFSYNSSFLELLEKLCLLLHLSSGTNITLHHAGSPHHVTCRV encoded by the exons ATGGGGGCCGGGatgcccttcttcctcttcctgactTTCCTGGGCACCTCACAGGCAACAG GGCCAGGAATGACTTTGCAGCTGAAACTAAAGGACTCCTTTCTAGCAAATTTCTCCTACAATTCCAGCTTCCTGGAATTGCTTGAGAAG ctctgcctcctcctccacctctcgTCAGGGACCAACATCACCCTACATCATGCAGGATCCCCACACCATGTCACCTGCAGAGTCTGA
- the VARS2 gene encoding valine--tRNA ligase, mitochondrial produces the protein MPECLPRPPHPDPARSGPQGSRRVGARGPGVRTRRAARAHPRGIMLSVRSAAAPLQTLRMPHSPLASPPSRCWGLRPSQALRRSHPLSTQSAPCGSSLSRRNHEAKQKRQREKQMALEAGITPKGKAPAGSSKAWTPKEVVLYEVPTEPGEKKDVYRLLPPAYSPRYVEAAWYSWWVREGFFKPEYQTKLPQATGETFSMCIPPPNVTGSLHIGHALTVAIQDALVRWHRMRGDQVLWIPGSDHAGIATQAVVEKQLWKERGMRRHELSREKFLREVWKWKDEKGGEISEQLQALGASLDWDRECFTMDAGFSVAVTEAFVRLYEAGLLYRSQQLVNWSCTLRSAISDIEVESRPLPGHTELQLPGCPTPVSFGLLVSVAFPVDGEPDAEVVVGTTRPETLPGDVAVAVHPEDSRYTHLHGRQLRHPLTGQLLPLITDSAVQPHVGTGAVKVTPAHSPADAELGARHGLSPLSVIAEDGTMTSLCGDWLQGLHRFVAREKIMSALRERGLFRGLQNHPMVLPICSRSGDVIEYLLKSQWFVRCREMGDRAAQAVESGALELSPSFHQKNWQHWFSHIGDWCISRQLWWGHRIPAYLVVEEHMKGDREDCWVVGRTETEARKIAAELTGRSEAELTLQRDPDVLDTWFSSALFPFAALGWPQETPDLARFYPLSLLETGSDLLLFWVGRMVMLGTQLTGQLPFTKVLLHSMVRDGQGRKMSKSLGNVLDPRDIISGVELQVLQEKLKDGNLDSTELAIAAAAQRKDFPHGIPECGTDALRFALCSHGALGGDVHLSVSEVLSSRHFCNKIWNALRFILNALGEGFVPQPAEELSPSSPMDAWILSRLAHTAQECERGFLARELPLITHALHHFWLHSLCDVYLEAVKPVLSHSPHPQGPPQVLFSCADVGLRLLAPLMPFLAEELWQRLPPRPGSNSAPSISVAPYPTTHSLEHWRQPALEQHFSQVQEAVQALRALRATYQLTKARPRVLLQSSEPGELSLFKAFLEPLATLGHCGAVGLLPPGVAAPSGWAQAPLSDTIQVYMELQGLVDPQAHLALLAARRRKLQKQLDGLMAWTPSGGEEETKRQQRLSSLQLELSKLDKAASHLQQLMDACPSPKEL, from the exons ATGCCCGAGTGCCTACCCCGGCCGCCCCACCCGGACCCCGCGCGCTCGGGGCCTCAGGGCAGCCGCCGTGTGGGCGCCAGGGGCCCGGGCGTGAGGACTAGGCGTGCCGCACGCGCCCACCCACGGGGCATAATGCTGTCGGTCCGGAGCGCCGCTGCGCCTTTGCAGACACTCCGGATGCCTCATTCGCCCTTAGCCTCTCCTCCGTCACGGTGCTGGGGGCTCAGGCCCTCTCAGGCCCTCCGCAGGTCCCACCCTCTCTCTACCCAGTCAGCGCCGTGCGGGTCCTCCCTCTCCCGGAGGAACCATGAAGCCAAACAGAAGCGCCAGCGGGAGAAGCAGATGGCGCTGGAGGCTGGGATCACCCCGAAGGGCAAG GCACCTGCAGGATCCAGTAAGGCCTGGACTCCTAAGGAGGTAGTGTTGTACGAAGTCCCCACGGAACCGGGTGAAAAGAAAG ATGTGTaccgcctcctgcctcctgcatACAGTCCTCGCTATGTTGAGGCGGCCTGGTACTCCTGGTGGGTGCGAGAGGGCTTCTTCAAACCGGAGTATCAG ACCAAGCTGCCCCAGGCCACAGGGGAGACGTTTTCCATGTGTATCCCACCTCCCAATGTCACTGGCTCCCTACATATAGGTCATGCACTGACAGTAGCCATACAGGATGCCCTGGTGCGCTG GCACCGGATGCGTGGGGATCAGGTGCTATGGATCCCTGGCTCAGATCATGCAGGAATTGCTACACAA GCTGTGGTGGAGAAGCAACTGTGGAAGGAGCGAGGAATGAGGAGACATGAACTGAGCCGGGAAAAATTCCTTAGGGAGGTGTGGAAGTGGAAGGATGA GAAAGGTGGAGAGATCAGTGAGCAGCTCCAAGCTCTGGGGGCCTCCCTGGACTGGGACCGAGAGTGCTTCACTATGGATGCT GGCTTCTCAGTGGCCGTGACCGAAGCTTTCGTGCGACTCTACGAGGCAGGATTGTTGTACCGGAGCCAGCAGCTTGTCAACTGGTCCTGCACTTTAAGATCAGCCATCTCGGATATTGAg GTGGAGAGCCGGCCCCTGCCTGGCCACACGGAGCTTCAACTGCCTGGCTGCCCCACTCCTGTGTCTTTTGGCCTCCTTGTGTCTGTGGCCTTCCCTGTGGATGGAGAGCCTG ATGCAGAGGTCGTGGTAGGAACTACAAGGCCAGAGACGTTGCCTGGAGACGTTGCTGTGGCTGTTCATCCCGAGGACTCCCGATACACA CACCTGCATGGGCGACAGCTTCGTCACCCCTTGACTGGGCAGCTTCTCCCCCTCATCACAGACTCCGCTGTTCAGCCACATGTGGGCACAG GGGCAGTGAAGGTGACTCCAGCGCATAGCCCTGCTGATGCTGAGCTGGGGGCCCGACACGGCTTGAGCCCTCTGAGTGTCATTGCAGAGGATGGCACCATGACCTCCCTCTGTGGGGACTGGCTacag GGTCTTCACCGATTTGTGGCCCGGGAAAAGATTATGTCTGCGCTGCGGGAGCGGGGCCTGTTCCGGGGCCTCCAGAACCACCCCATGGTGCTTCCTATTTGCAG cCGTTCTGGGGACGTGATAGAATATCTACTGAAGAGCCAGTGGTTTGTCCGCTGCCGGGAGATGGGGGACCGAGCTGCCCAG GCCGTGGAGTCAGGGGCTCTGGAGCTCAGTCCATCCTTCCACCAGAAGAACTGGCAGCACTGGTTTTCCCACATCGG GGACTGGTGTATCTCCCGGCAGCTGTGGTGGGGCCATCGGATTCCCGCCTACCTGGTTGTAGAGGAGCACATGAAG GGTGATAGAGAAGACTGTTGGGTGGTTGGGCGGACAGAGACCGAGGCCAGAAAAATAGCTGCAGAACTGACTGGGAGATCAGAGGCAGAGCTGACCCTGCAGAGGG ATCCTGATGTCCTGGACACATGGTTCTCTTCGgctcttttcccctttgctgcCCTGGGCTGGCCCCAAGAG ACCCCAGACCTTGCTCGTTTCTACCCCCTGTCACTTTTGGAAACAGGCAGTGATCTCCTGTTGTTCTGGGTGGGCCGCATGGTCATGTTGGGGACACAGCTCACAGGGCAGCTCCCCTTCACCAAG GTGCTTCTTCATTCCATGGTTCGGGACGGGCAGGGCCGGAAGATGAGCAAGTCCCTGGGGAATGTATTGGACCCACGAGACATCATCAGTGGGGTGGAACTGCAG GTGCTGCAGGAAAAGCTGAAGGATGGGAACTTGGACTCCACAGAGCTGGCAATTGCGGCTGCGGCACAG AGGAAGGACTTCCCTCATGGGATCCCTGAGTGTGGGACAGATGCCCTGCGATTTGCCCTGTGCTCCCACGGGGCCTTGG GGGGCGATGTACACTTGTCCGTCTCTGAGGTCTTGAGTTCCCGGCATTTCTGCAACAAAATCTGGAATGCCCTGCGTTTTATCCTCAATGCCTTAGGAGAGGGATTTGTACCGCAGCCTGCAGAGGAG CTATCCCCCTCATCCCCCATGGACGCCTGGATCCTGAGCCGTCTGGCCCACACTGCCCAGGAGTGTGAGCGAGGCTTCCTTGCTCGGGAGCTGCCACTCATCACCCATGCCCTCCACCACTTCTGGCTCCACAGCCTCTGTGATGTCTACTTG GAAGCTGTGAAGCCAGTGCTTTCGCACTCGCCCCATCCCCAAGGCCCTCCTCAGGTCCTGTTCTCCTGCGCTGATGTGGGTCTCCGCCTCCTCGCCCCACTGATGCCGTTCCTGGCTGAAGAGCTCTGGCAGAGGCTGCCCCCCAGGCCTGGCAGCAACTCTGCCCCTAGCATCTCTGTTGCTCCCTACCCCACCACCCACAGCTTG GAGCACTGGCGCCAGCCTGCGCTGGAACAACACTTCTCTCAGGTCCAGGAGGCTGTGCAGGCACTGAGGGCCCTCCGAGCCACGTACCAGCTCACCAAGGCCCGGCCCCGAG TACTGCTGCAGAGCTCAGAGCCTGGAGAGCTGAGCCTCTTCAAGGCCTTCCTGGAACCCTTGGCCACCCTGGGCCACTGTGGGGCCGTGGGCCTGTTACCCCCAGGTGTAGCGGCACCCTCCGGCTGGGCTCAGGCCCCACTCAGTGACACCATTCAGGTGTACATGGAGCTACAG GGCCTGGTGGACCCCCAGGCCCATCTGGCTCTGCTAGCTGCCCGAAGACGCAAGTTGCAGAAGCAGCTGGATGGCCTCATGGCCTGGACTCCatcagggggagaggaagagactaAGAGGCAGCAGAGG CTTTCTTCCCTCCAGCTGGAGTTGTCAAAGCTGGACAAGGCAGCCTCTCACCTCCAGCAGCTGATGGATGCATGTCCCAGCCCCAAGGAGCTCTGA